In a genomic window of Chitinispirillales bacterium ANBcel5:
- a CDS encoding CCA tRNA nucleotidyltransferase: MKNYSADEQLQAATHILTTLIEHGYQALIAGGYVRDLVMQQGEKSDIDIATDATPATITGLFSQTIAVGEQFGVIVVIQNGIPFEVATFRSDVGIKDGRHPVNVVFTDAQTDAQRRDFTLNGMFYNPFTQQIIDYVDGRSDISHGLIRAIGDPPSRFREDYLRPLRAIRFAARFSFTIEDNTWQALRDAASGVDSISPERVFSEVDKMLRQPNPHLSVKLLYESGLLAHILPEVESLWGIEQPPQFHPEGDVFAHTLKALSLMPPKPSSTLAWAVLLHDIGKPPTMSVSDRIRFNNHHHVGAQMSHKVLKRLRAPNVLIEQVSTMVENHMNFMNVTKMRLSTLKKFLSRPTITEELELHRVDCLSSHGDLSNYFFIKEKLSDFEVQQIKPPALLSGKDLIELGLKPGPLFGEILGELYDMQLEEQLFSKQQALEIVREKWG, from the coding sequence ATGAAAAACTACTCTGCTGATGAGCAGCTCCAAGCCGCAACCCATATTTTAACCACACTTATCGAGCATGGCTATCAGGCACTGATTGCAGGAGGATATGTACGGGACCTGGTAATGCAGCAGGGTGAAAAAAGTGATATCGATATAGCCACGGATGCAACGCCGGCAACGATTACCGGCCTCTTTTCTCAGACCATAGCAGTAGGGGAACAATTTGGCGTCATAGTGGTTATTCAAAACGGTATTCCCTTTGAAGTAGCTACGTTTCGTTCAGATGTGGGTATAAAGGATGGCCGCCACCCTGTGAATGTGGTTTTTACTGACGCACAAACCGACGCACAACGACGCGACTTCACCCTTAATGGTATGTTTTACAACCCCTTCACCCAACAGATTATTGATTACGTGGATGGTAGAAGCGACATATCCCATGGACTTATACGGGCCATAGGCGATCCACCAAGTCGTTTCAGGGAAGATTATCTACGTCCCTTACGAGCCATACGCTTTGCGGCCCGTTTTTCATTTACCATAGAGGATAACACCTGGCAAGCGCTTAGGGATGCAGCTTCAGGTGTCGATTCAATCTCCCCGGAGAGAGTTTTCTCTGAAGTGGATAAAATGCTCAGGCAGCCAAATCCGCACCTCTCAGTTAAACTGCTCTATGAAAGTGGCCTCCTGGCACATATTCTTCCTGAAGTTGAATCGCTTTGGGGCATAGAGCAACCGCCCCAGTTTCATCCCGAAGGAGATGTTTTTGCTCACACGTTAAAAGCACTCAGCCTTATGCCCCCAAAACCCTCTTCAACACTTGCATGGGCTGTTCTTCTCCATGATATCGGTAAACCACCAACTATGAGTGTAAGTGATCGAATACGCTTTAATAACCATCACCATGTAGGGGCACAGATGAGCCACAAAGTGCTAAAACGTCTAAGGGCCCCCAATGTACTAATTGAGCAGGTCAGTACTATGGTCGAAAACCACATGAATTTCATGAATGTAACCAAAATGCGCCTCTCTACCTTAAAAAAGTTTCTTTCCCGGCCAACAATCACCGAAGAGCTTGAGCTTCATAGGGTCGACTGTCTTTCCAGCCATGGAGATCTGTCCAACTACTTTTTTATAAAAGAGAAGCTTTCGGACTTTGAGGTGCAGCAGATAAAACCACCCGCTCTTCTTTCCGGCAAAGATCTCATTGAGCTTGGACTGAAGCCCGGCCCCCTGTTTGGAGAGATTCTTGGGGAGCTATATGATATGCAACTGGAGGAACAACTCTTCTCTAAACAACAGGCCCTTGAAATCGTAAGGGAAAAGTGGGGTTAA
- a CDS encoding phosphoribosylformylglycinamidine synthase, translating into MSLNETVRRIFVEKKKGYDIFADNLYRDLKENLRIDGLKDVRVLNRYDIEGISDQEYSVARESIFSEPPVDTVYDETFETAPGERKFAVEYLPGQYDQRADSASQCIQLLTHGNRPAINTAQVIVLSGKLSDQQFKTIKSYCINPVDSREALLDKPASLKTCAETPPDVQTVSGFISMDDEKLSELRTDLGLAMKDEDVKFCQQYFRDTEKRDPTITEVRMLDTYWSDHCRHTTFLTRIDEMHIEQGKFNQPLSSALEAYKSSRTYMYGQKNKDICLMDIATIGMKELRKRGVLDNLDASEEINACSISVPVEIDGRTEEWLVMFKNETHNHPTEIEPFGGAATCLGGAIRDPLSGRSYVYQAMRVTGSADPRTAVEETLPGKLPQRKITTLSAHGYSSYGNQIGLATGLVSEVYHEGYMAKRMEIGAVVGAAPKENVVREVPEPGDIVVLLGGRTGRDGCGGATGSSKEHTEESIESCSAEVQKGNPPTERKIQRLFRNPQVSKMIRRCNDFGAGGVSVAIGELAPGLTIDLDAVPKKYDGLDGTELAISESQERMAVVIDPANLKKLVSFADAENLECAVVASVTEEKRLRMQWRGKRIVDLSRDFIDTNGVLQSTKVKVTAPEETSFFGKTITQKPTDLTDAWFDTLKDLNVCSQRGLIEMFDSSIGASTVLMPFGGKYQATPTQCMVAKLPLLEGETTTGTAMSYGFNPHLSTWSPFHGAVYAVVDAVAKLVVSGADYKRARLTLQEYFEKLGNDESKWGKPFAALLGAYLAQIKLGTAAIGGKDSMSGTFRDMHVPPTLVAFAIAPVDVSKTISPEFKKAGSKIVLLSSPRDNEEMPDFDKLKTHFSKVTELIHSGDVISAHTVGAGGVAESVAKMCFGNRIGATFQGSFTTETLFLPEYGSMVLEVNQGADIDTLFNNCSYSVLGQTTEEKTIRGENFEIQIDKLYSEWERPLDSVFPSDVISSQCNETVTPVSQTKHSTLRPTTKIAKPRVLVTVFPGTNCEYDTVRAFEKAGGECELFILKNCKSEDVDKSIDEMVKKISSAQIIMIPGGFSAGDEPDGSGKFITSFFRNPHIKDSVTELLEKRDGLMLGICNGFQALIKLGLVPWGKICDIDQNSPTLTFNTIGRHISRMAYTKICSVNSPWLSKVSVGDVHAVPISHGEGRFIASSEQIDTLAQNGQIITTYVNCLGEYEAGMNGNCNGSCSAIEGISSPDGRVLGKMGHSERKGEWVGKNIYGNKDQLLFESGIEYFG; encoded by the coding sequence ATGTCTTTGAATGAAACTGTCAGGCGTATCTTTGTAGAGAAGAAAAAAGGTTACGACATATTCGCAGATAATCTTTACCGTGATCTAAAAGAAAACCTAAGAATCGATGGGCTTAAAGATGTACGTGTTCTCAATCGCTACGATATTGAGGGGATTTCAGATCAGGAGTATTCAGTAGCGCGTGAGTCGATTTTCTCTGAGCCACCTGTGGATACGGTTTATGATGAGACATTTGAAACCGCACCGGGAGAGAGGAAGTTTGCCGTTGAGTACCTTCCCGGGCAGTATGATCAGAGGGCTGACAGCGCATCGCAGTGTATCCAGTTGCTCACTCATGGAAACAGACCCGCCATAAATACCGCTCAGGTGATAGTGCTTAGTGGGAAACTATCAGATCAGCAGTTCAAAACGATAAAGAGCTATTGTATCAATCCGGTCGATTCCAGAGAAGCTTTACTGGATAAACCAGCATCACTTAAAACCTGTGCTGAAACTCCCCCTGATGTCCAAACGGTCAGCGGATTTATCTCCATGGATGATGAAAAACTGAGTGAATTGCGTACTGATCTTGGACTGGCAATGAAGGATGAGGATGTTAAATTTTGCCAGCAGTACTTCAGGGATACAGAAAAGCGTGATCCGACCATAACTGAAGTAAGGATGCTTGATACCTACTGGTCCGATCATTGTCGCCATACCACATTTCTTACCCGAATAGATGAAATGCACATTGAGCAGGGAAAATTTAACCAACCGCTCAGCAGTGCCCTTGAAGCCTACAAAAGCTCAAGAACGTATATGTATGGGCAGAAGAATAAAGATATTTGCCTTATGGATATTGCAACTATCGGCATGAAAGAGCTTAGAAAGCGTGGTGTTCTTGATAATCTGGATGCTTCAGAGGAGATAAATGCCTGCAGCATTTCGGTGCCGGTTGAAATTGATGGGCGAACAGAGGAGTGGCTTGTGATGTTTAAAAATGAGACTCACAACCATCCCACCGAAATTGAACCCTTTGGAGGTGCTGCCACCTGTTTAGGGGGAGCAATCAGAGATCCGCTCTCAGGGCGCTCATATGTGTACCAGGCAATGCGTGTAACTGGCTCAGCCGATCCAAGAACTGCTGTTGAAGAAACGCTGCCCGGCAAATTACCCCAAAGAAAAATCACCACCCTTTCGGCTCATGGCTACAGCTCCTATGGTAATCAGATAGGGCTGGCAACCGGACTCGTTTCGGAGGTGTACCATGAAGGGTATATGGCTAAGAGAATGGAGATTGGCGCTGTGGTAGGTGCTGCTCCAAAGGAAAATGTAGTCAGAGAAGTTCCTGAACCAGGGGATATTGTTGTTCTTCTGGGGGGAAGAACAGGCCGTGATGGCTGTGGCGGAGCTACCGGTTCATCAAAAGAACACACCGAAGAGTCGATTGAAAGCTGCAGTGCTGAGGTACAAAAGGGAAATCCGCCAACAGAGCGAAAAATTCAGCGCCTGTTCAGAAACCCACAGGTCAGTAAAATGATCAGGCGATGCAATGATTTTGGCGCAGGTGGGGTGTCGGTGGCCATAGGGGAGTTGGCTCCGGGGCTTACTATCGACCTGGATGCTGTTCCTAAAAAATATGATGGGCTCGATGGAACAGAGCTGGCCATATCCGAATCCCAGGAGCGTATGGCAGTGGTGATAGATCCGGCAAACTTAAAAAAGTTGGTTTCATTCGCGGATGCTGAAAACCTTGAGTGTGCGGTTGTCGCTTCGGTAACAGAGGAAAAACGCCTTAGAATGCAATGGCGGGGAAAACGAATCGTTGATCTCAGCCGCGACTTTATCGACACCAACGGCGTTTTACAGAGTACAAAGGTGAAGGTAACCGCTCCTGAAGAAACCTCTTTTTTCGGCAAAACAATCACCCAAAAGCCCACTGACCTGACCGATGCATGGTTCGATACTCTAAAGGACTTAAATGTTTGCAGTCAGAGGGGACTTATAGAAATGTTTGACAGCTCAATAGGGGCTTCAACCGTTCTTATGCCCTTTGGGGGAAAATACCAGGCAACTCCCACACAGTGTATGGTGGCCAAATTACCACTGCTTGAAGGTGAAACCACAACCGGAACAGCAATGAGCTACGGGTTTAACCCTCACCTGTCTACCTGGAGCCCATTTCATGGTGCGGTTTATGCCGTTGTGGATGCGGTGGCTAAGCTGGTTGTAAGTGGGGCTGACTACAAAAGAGCCCGCCTGACACTGCAGGAATACTTTGAAAAGCTCGGTAACGATGAGAGCAAGTGGGGAAAACCCTTTGCAGCTCTTTTGGGTGCATATCTGGCACAGATTAAGCTTGGTACTGCCGCGATTGGTGGAAAAGACAGTATGTCTGGTACCTTTAGAGATATGCATGTACCGCCAACTCTGGTAGCGTTTGCAATTGCTCCTGTAGATGTGTCCAAAACTATTTCTCCTGAATTCAAAAAAGCAGGCTCAAAGATTGTGCTCTTATCCTCACCCAGGGATAACGAGGAAATGCCTGATTTCGATAAACTGAAAACACATTTCTCCAAAGTCACAGAGTTAATTCATAGTGGTGATGTGATCAGTGCGCACACTGTGGGTGCGGGTGGTGTAGCTGAATCTGTTGCAAAGATGTGTTTCGGTAACCGTATCGGTGCGACATTTCAAGGCAGCTTTACTACAGAAACGCTCTTTTTGCCGGAGTATGGAAGCATGGTTCTTGAAGTGAACCAGGGCGCTGACATCGATACACTGTTTAACAATTGTTCTTACAGTGTACTTGGGCAAACTACAGAAGAGAAGACAATCAGGGGTGAAAATTTTGAGATTCAAATCGATAAACTCTATTCAGAGTGGGAACGCCCACTTGATTCTGTTTTCCCTTCCGATGTGATCTCTTCACAGTGTAACGAAACGGTAACCCCTGTATCCCAAACAAAGCACAGTACTCTCAGGCCCACAACTAAAATTGCTAAACCAAGAGTTTTGGTTACCGTTTTTCCAGGGACAAACTGTGAGTACGATACGGTACGAGCCTTTGAAAAAGCGGGTGGTGAATGCGAACTGTTTATACTGAAGAACTGCAAGAGTGAAGATGTAGATAAATCGATCGATGAGATGGTCAAAAAAATCTCCTCTGCTCAGATAATCATGATCCCCGGTGGTTTTAGTGCCGGTGATGAACCGGATGGCTCAGGTAAGTTTATCACCTCCTTTTTCCGTAACCCGCACATAAAAGACTCTGTCACAGAGTTACTTGAAAAAAGGGACGGGCTTATGCTTGGAATCTGTAACGGCTTTCAGGCGCTTATAAAGCTTGGACTTGTGCCCTGGGGAAAGATATGTGATATCGATCAAAACAGCCCTACACTTACCTTCAATACCATAGGGCGCCACATTTCCAGAATGGCCTATACAAAAATTTGTTCAGTTAACTCTCCCTGGCTTTCAAAAGTCTCAGTAGGTGATGTTCATGCGGTACCTATCTCCCATGGTGAGGGACGTTTCATCGCTTCTTCTGAGCAGATCGATACGCTGGCCCAAAATGGTCAGATCATTACCACCTACGTAAATTGTTTAGGTGAGTATGAGGCCGGGATGAATGGGAACTGCAATGGATCCTGTTCGGCTATTGAAGGAATTTCGAGTCCCGATGGTCGCGTTTTGGGTAAAATGGGTCACTCAGAACGTAAGGGAGAATGGGTCGGAAAGAACATTTACGGTAATAAAGATCAGCTTCTGTTTGAATCCGGGATTGAGTATTTCGGCTAA